One part of the Spiribacter salinus M19-40 genome encodes these proteins:
- a CDS encoding sarcosine oxidase subunit alpha family protein: protein MRNRLDQGGLIDRGQPLTFRFNGRQLTGYAGDTLASALLANDVHFVSRSIKLRRPRGLMGQGPEEPNALLQLGRGAAMLADQRATQVMLTDGMEARSINGTPSLRFDLISALGLGSKLMPVGFYYKTFMGPKGWWERYERLIRPIAGMGLVPEGPDPDRYEKRDLHCGVLIAGGGPAGLAAAVRLGQAGVDVVLAHQDSRFGGSLLASRAMLDGQPASDWVATQVATLSALPNVRLLPSTTVFGHYDQHFLGAVERVTEQQPDAPIRERFWKIRCQQLILAAGAIERPIAFPNNDRPGIMTASAVRTYLNRYAVCPGRNAVVFTNNDSAYATALALADAGAKVTVADSRPTPSDAAETARAAGISVRPGQLVCGTQGRQRIAKVTLRPAHDVAAGQDTLPCDLLAVSGGWNPSVHLHSHARGQLTWREDLASFVPADDLSNVTSIGAMAGTFGIGAAVAEGYAAADDILTTRQGGATPAAPADGPDIEGEEPGPLNLKPLWRVHGTGPAFVDMQNDVKASDVELALREGYRSIEHVKRYSVLGFGTDQGKLGNILGLGIVGELTGLHPAEIGTTTYRPAWTPVTFGALVGQDTGELFEPIRRTPLHNWHVQAGAVFEDVGQWKRARYYPRPGEDMDAAVARECLATRDGVGVLDYSTLGKIDIQGPDAVTLLERVYTNNWQKLAIGRCRYGLMLDENGMVLDDGVTARLGDTHYLMYTSTGGAARVMGWLEQWLQTEWPDLDVHLTSVTDAWATLSLAGPKSRALLDALGTDIDLSAEAMAFMSVRTGTVCGIPARVQRVSFTGELSFEVSVSADYAPGLWQQVMRVGKAYGATPYGTEAMHVLRAEKGFIIVGQDTDGSISPLDLGMGGLVSERKDCLGRRSLARSELQRADRPNWVGLKPLDPTAVVPEGAQLVGEPGTPTSTAMQGWVTSSYQAPRLGHAFALGFVNAGRARTGEVLHAWDVDAGRIPLEIVSPIQYDPEGARQNV from the coding sequence ATGAGGAATCGACTGGACCAGGGCGGGCTCATCGATCGCGGTCAGCCCCTGACATTCCGGTTCAACGGCCGTCAGCTCACGGGCTATGCCGGCGATACGCTGGCCTCGGCGCTGCTTGCCAATGACGTGCACTTTGTCAGCCGCAGCATCAAGCTCCGCCGCCCGCGTGGCCTCATGGGGCAAGGGCCGGAGGAGCCCAATGCGCTACTCCAGCTCGGCCGGGGGGCAGCGATGCTGGCAGACCAGCGAGCCACTCAGGTCATGCTCACCGACGGGATGGAGGCACGCAGCATCAATGGCACCCCCAGCCTGCGCTTTGACCTGATCTCAGCGCTGGGCCTGGGCAGCAAGCTGATGCCCGTGGGCTTTTACTACAAAACGTTCATGGGGCCGAAGGGCTGGTGGGAGCGCTATGAACGCCTGATCCGTCCGATCGCCGGAATGGGGCTTGTCCCCGAAGGCCCGGACCCGGATCGCTATGAAAAGCGCGACCTGCACTGTGGCGTGCTCATTGCAGGCGGCGGCCCCGCTGGGCTGGCCGCCGCTGTGCGCCTGGGGCAGGCCGGTGTTGATGTGGTGCTCGCCCATCAGGACAGCCGCTTCGGTGGCAGTCTACTCGCCAGCCGGGCCATGCTGGATGGGCAGCCCGCCAGCGACTGGGTCGCTACCCAGGTTGCCACCCTCAGCGCCCTGCCAAACGTGCGTCTACTGCCCTCAACTACGGTGTTTGGCCATTATGACCAGCACTTTCTCGGTGCGGTTGAGCGGGTAACCGAGCAACAACCCGACGCGCCGATTCGCGAGCGCTTCTGGAAAATCCGCTGCCAGCAACTCATCCTGGCCGCCGGGGCCATTGAGCGGCCCATCGCCTTCCCGAATAACGACCGCCCGGGGATTATGACCGCATCCGCCGTGCGGACCTATCTGAACCGCTACGCCGTCTGCCCCGGACGCAACGCCGTTGTGTTCACCAACAATGACTCGGCCTACGCCACCGCGCTCGCCCTTGCGGATGCCGGTGCCAAGGTCACGGTGGCGGACAGCCGGCCCACACCGAGCGACGCCGCTGAAACGGCACGGGCAGCGGGGATTAGCGTGCGGCCGGGGCAGCTCGTGTGTGGAACGCAGGGCCGCCAACGGATCGCGAAGGTCACCTTGCGCCCGGCGCATGATGTCGCCGCCGGTCAGGATACCCTGCCTTGTGACCTGTTGGCCGTGTCGGGCGGCTGGAACCCGTCGGTTCATCTGCACTCCCATGCCCGCGGCCAACTGACCTGGCGAGAGGACCTGGCAAGCTTTGTCCCGGCCGATGATCTCAGCAACGTCACCAGCATCGGCGCGATGGCGGGGACTTTCGGAATCGGTGCAGCGGTGGCGGAGGGCTACGCGGCAGCCGATGACATACTCACCACGCGCCAGGGCGGGGCGACGCCCGCAGCGCCAGCGGATGGGCCAGACATCGAGGGCGAGGAGCCCGGCCCACTCAACCTGAAACCCCTGTGGCGCGTCCATGGCACGGGGCCCGCCTTTGTCGACATGCAAAACGACGTCAAGGCCAGTGATGTGGAACTGGCGCTGCGCGAGGGGTATCGCTCCATCGAGCACGTCAAGCGCTACAGTGTGCTTGGCTTTGGCACCGATCAGGGCAAGCTTGGCAATATCCTGGGCCTTGGAATCGTCGGCGAGCTCACCGGACTCCATCCAGCCGAGATCGGCACCACCACCTATCGACCCGCCTGGACGCCGGTCACCTTCGGGGCACTGGTCGGACAGGACACGGGCGAGCTGTTCGAGCCCATCCGGCGCACGCCCCTGCACAACTGGCACGTTCAGGCGGGTGCCGTTTTCGAGGATGTCGGGCAGTGGAAGCGGGCACGCTATTACCCGCGCCCGGGTGAAGACATGGACGCGGCCGTGGCGCGGGAGTGCCTGGCGACCCGAGACGGCGTTGGGGTACTGGACTATTCCACCCTCGGAAAGATCGACATCCAGGGGCCCGATGCGGTGACGCTGCTCGAGCGGGTCTACACCAACAACTGGCAGAAACTGGCCATCGGGCGCTGCCGTTACGGCTTAATGCTCGATGAGAACGGCATGGTGCTGGACGACGGCGTCACCGCCCGCCTCGGAGACACGCATTACCTGATGTACACCAGCACCGGCGGGGCGGCCCGAGTAATGGGCTGGCTCGAGCAATGGCTACAGACCGAATGGCCGGATCTGGATGTGCATCTGACCTCGGTCACCGATGCCTGGGCGACTCTCTCGCTGGCCGGGCCGAAGAGCCGGGCATTGCTGGACGCGCTGGGCACCGATATTGACCTGTCGGCTGAGGCCATGGCGTTCATGAGCGTTCGCACCGGCACGGTATGCGGCATTCCTGCGCGGGTTCAGCGCGTGAGCTTTACCGGTGAGCTCAGTTTTGAGGTGAGCGTCTCCGCGGACTATGCACCCGGGCTCTGGCAACAGGTCATGCGCGTGGGCAAGGCCTATGGCGCCACGCCATATGGCACCGAGGCCATGCACGTCCTGCGCGCGGAGAAGGGCTTTATCATCGTCGGGCAGGATACGGACGGCTCCATTAGCCCACTGGATCTGGGCATGGGTGGGCTGGTGAGCGAACGCAAGGACTGCCTGGGTCGTCGCTCGCTTGCGCGCAGCGAGCTCCAGCGCGCCGATCGGCCGAACTGGGTTGGCCTGAAGCCGCTTGACCCCACCGCGGTGGTACCCGAAGGCGCCCAACTGGTGGGGGAGCCAGGCACCCCGACCAGTACCGCCATGCAGGGCTGGGTAACGTCCAGCTACCAGGCACCGCGTCTTGGCCATGCGTTTGCCCTCGGGTTCGTCAACGCCGGCCGGGCCCGGACAGGAGAAGTGCTCCATGCCTGGGACGTCGACGCGGGCCGCATTCCGCTCGAGATTGTTAGCCCGATTCAGTACGACCCCGAAGGAGCGCGGCAGAATGTCTGA
- a CDS encoding bactofilin family protein, producing MSTSAPNRPSLMGRIRGLARPRSDKAVIPETTTASGQLLAPERSSLVSTGAVIQGDIASPGTVHINGTLNGNVRARKMVIGRTGSLTGNCRAQDVAIAGEMAGELLCGDLRISETGRIDGTINCGRMSAGTGARIDAVTQTNGQDDLPEISLIQGTAAS from the coding sequence GTGTCGACTAGCGCCCCGAACCGGCCGTCCTTGATGGGGCGAATTCGTGGCCTCGCGCGGCCACGCAGCGACAAAGCGGTGATTCCGGAAACAACCACTGCATCAGGGCAACTCCTTGCCCCGGAGCGGTCCTCCCTGGTCAGCACGGGTGCGGTTATCCAGGGTGATATTGCCTCACCCGGTACCGTTCACATCAACGGCACACTCAACGGCAACGTCCGCGCGCGCAAAATGGTGATTGGCCGAACGGGTTCACTCACCGGCAACTGCCGCGCCCAGGATGTCGCCATCGCGGGAGAAATGGCCGGCGAGTTGCTCTGTGGCGATCTGCGCATTTCCGAGACGGGGCGTATCGACGGCACAATCAATTGCGGGCGCATGAGTGCAGGCACGGGTGCGCGCATTGATGCGGTAACTCAGACAAACGGTCAGGACGACCTCCCGGAGATCTCCTTGATCCAGGGCACGGCCGCTAGCTGA
- a CDS encoding sarcosine oxidase subunit gamma, which produces MSDLKPEGALDGRTLKESGIQVTAGPRTPRFNVRGQSRAVSAVLEPLLGVTAPTTPNTVHRGEKGRIDWLGPDEWLVAPAPDSGPSADALHAAAGAQGIALVEVSDGLVTIHLSGPRAPELLRAGMPYDLRALVEGTCAQTRLAQASVIIAREADARWQLLVRRSMADYVWRWLDAALLRLTPNPV; this is translated from the coding sequence ATGTCTGATCTCAAGCCAGAGGGCGCGCTGGACGGACGCACGCTCAAGGAGAGTGGCATCCAGGTTACCGCCGGACCACGCACCCCCCGTTTCAATGTCCGCGGTCAAAGCAGGGCTGTGTCTGCTGTTCTCGAGCCCCTCCTGGGCGTGACGGCGCCCACGACCCCCAACACGGTGCATCGGGGCGAAAAAGGCCGAATCGACTGGTTAGGCCCAGACGAGTGGCTGGTTGCGCCCGCACCGGACAGTGGGCCATCGGCCGACGCCCTGCACGCCGCCGCAGGCGCTCAGGGCATCGCCTTGGTTGAAGTCAGCGACGGGCTCGTCACCATTCATCTAAGCGGGCCGCGGGCACCCGAACTCCTGCGTGCCGGCATGCCCTACGACCTCCGCGCGCTCGTCGAAGGCACCTGCGCTCAGACCCGTCTGGCACAAGCCAGCGTGATCATTGCTCGGGAGGCCGACGCGCGCTGGCAGCTACTGGTGCGTCGAAGCATGGCCGATTATGTGTGGCGCTGGCTGGACGCGGCGCTGCTGCGCTTAACACCAAACCCGGTCTAA
- a CDS encoding bactofilin family protein produces the protein MTSMNESEPGALTVGDGVVVKLASQLVVPGDIELEGEIVGDVQCKDIHIGPNGKLTGSLSAARLVVEGEISSEVAAESVILRESSRAVGIIEYGSIQIEAGAQIEAKLTEASSAPVPDAISH, from the coding sequence ATGACCTCCATGAACGAGAGTGAACCCGGTGCACTGACTGTCGGTGATGGGGTGGTGGTGAAGCTGGCCAGCCAGCTCGTCGTCCCTGGTGACATCGAACTGGAAGGCGAGATCGTTGGCGATGTTCAGTGCAAGGACATCCACATCGGCCCCAACGGCAAGCTAACCGGCAGCCTGTCGGCGGCTCGGCTGGTGGTCGAAGGCGAGATTTCAAGCGAAGTCGCCGCAGAGTCAGTGATACTGAGAGAGTCCAGCCGCGCCGTTGGTATCATCGAGTACGGGTCAATCCAGATAGAGGCTGGCGCGCAAATCGAAGCGAAGCTCACCGAAGCTTCCTCTGCGCCTGTTCCCGATGCCATTTCGCACTAA
- a CDS encoding M23 family metallopeptidase produces the protein MPFRTNRRANDWLKQIRANLSDERASEIIVPTDEGSVHIRVSGEEVDRFLAKQKKHLKWQARFYQSMVVALVCGLGVVILDVFHREIEEIVASDQYASIEAERDSMERALALYTEFTRDIVAEHHGELSTRLGELGTNTPTVVRAGAATTGTGGLASRTEGVGQVLGQHVDSRTAKNLHEIARVEEFFNRLPGADPLKGSHLTSGFGMREHPLTGHVVPHRGIDLVSWEQPTVLAAGAGEVTFAGEQGKSGKMVTLNHGSAIESFYLHLDSIAVEKGQYVEAGDALGVMGDTGETDGAHLHYEVRVAGRHLDPKDVFEVISRVD, from the coding sequence ATGCCATTTCGCACTAACAGACGTGCGAACGACTGGCTCAAACAGATTCGCGCCAATCTGTCGGATGAGCGCGCCAGCGAGATCATCGTACCCACCGATGAGGGCAGCGTTCACATTCGCGTGAGCGGTGAGGAAGTGGATCGCTTCCTTGCAAAGCAGAAAAAACACCTGAAATGGCAAGCCCGCTTTTACCAATCCATGGTCGTCGCGCTGGTCTGTGGACTCGGCGTCGTCATCCTCGATGTCTTTCATCGGGAAATTGAAGAAATTGTTGCGAGTGATCAATACGCCAGCATTGAGGCGGAACGCGACTCCATGGAGCGGGCGCTGGCGCTCTACACGGAGTTCACGCGCGATATTGTCGCCGAGCATCATGGCGAGCTGTCGACCCGACTTGGCGAGCTCGGCACCAACACCCCAACCGTTGTCCGGGCGGGCGCCGCGACCACCGGCACTGGTGGTCTCGCCTCTCGCACCGAAGGGGTCGGACAAGTCCTTGGGCAACACGTCGATTCCCGCACAGCGAAAAATCTGCATGAGATCGCCCGGGTCGAGGAGTTCTTTAACCGCTTACCGGGCGCAGACCCGCTCAAGGGCAGCCATCTGACCTCCGGCTTCGGAATGCGCGAGCACCCCCTGACCGGACACGTCGTCCCCCATCGCGGAATTGACCTGGTGTCCTGGGAGCAACCCACCGTGCTCGCTGCCGGCGCAGGGGAGGTAACCTTCGCTGGCGAGCAGGGCAAATCGGGGAAGATGGTCACCCTAAACCATGGCTCAGCGATCGAGTCGTTCTATCTGCATCTGGACAGCATTGCCGTTGAAAAAGGGCAATACGTTGAGGCGGGCGATGCGCTTGGCGTCATGGGCGACACCGGTGAAACGGATGGCGCGCACTTGCACTACGAGGTGCGAGTTGCCGGTAGGCACCTTGACCCGAAAGATGTGTTTGAGGTGATCAGCCGTGTCGACTAG
- a CDS encoding sarcosine oxidase subunit beta family protein, with protein sequence MQHYSVFSLARHALSGHRDWKPAWRDAEPRRRYQVIIVGGGGHGLATAYYLAKVHGIRDIAVLEKGWIGGGNTGRNTTIVRSNYLWDASAALYDKSLQLWEGLSQDINYNVMFSQRGVLNLGHTLQDMRDIRRRVNANRLNGVDGEVLDTAGVKRLVPFINTSPTSRYPVMGASWQPRAGIARHDAVAWGFARAADALGVDIIENCEVTGVRQENGAVTGVDTNRGPIDADRVGVVVAGHAGVLADMAGFRLPIESHPLQALVSEPLKPVLDTVVMSNAVHVYVSQSDKGELVIGAGIDGYTGYGQRGSFQTMEHFLSALIELYPIFSRLRMLRHWGGIVDTSPDASPIISKTPVDGLFFNVGWGTGGFKATPGSGWVFAHTLATGEPHPINAPFSLERFHTGALVDEHGAAAVAH encoded by the coding sequence ATGCAGCACTATTCCGTATTCAGCCTTGCCCGACATGCCTTGAGCGGCCACCGGGACTGGAAACCGGCCTGGCGTGACGCCGAGCCGCGCCGCCGCTATCAGGTGATTATTGTCGGCGGCGGCGGGCACGGATTGGCCACTGCGTATTACCTGGCCAAGGTCCACGGCATTCGTGACATCGCCGTGCTCGAAAAGGGCTGGATCGGTGGCGGCAACACCGGGCGCAACACCACCATTGTGCGCTCCAACTATCTCTGGGATGCCTCCGCGGCGCTGTACGACAAATCGCTGCAACTATGGGAAGGCCTGTCCCAGGACATTAACTACAACGTCATGTTCAGCCAGCGCGGGGTGCTCAACCTCGGCCATACCCTGCAGGACATGCGCGATATCCGGCGCCGCGTGAATGCCAATCGGCTCAATGGTGTTGACGGCGAAGTCCTCGACACCGCCGGTGTAAAGCGCCTGGTCCCGTTCATCAATACCTCCCCCACCAGCCGGTATCCCGTCATGGGCGCATCGTGGCAGCCACGAGCAGGTATCGCCCGGCATGACGCTGTGGCCTGGGGTTTCGCGAGAGCGGCCGATGCCCTCGGGGTTGATATCATCGAGAACTGCGAGGTCACCGGCGTGCGCCAGGAAAACGGCGCCGTGACCGGTGTTGACACCAACCGCGGGCCGATCGATGCCGACCGCGTCGGTGTCGTGGTTGCCGGTCATGCCGGTGTGCTCGCCGATATGGCCGGCTTCCGGCTACCGATTGAGAGCCACCCCCTGCAGGCGCTGGTCTCCGAACCGCTCAAGCCCGTCCTCGACACGGTGGTGATGTCGAACGCCGTGCACGTGTACGTCAGCCAGTCGGACAAGGGCGAGCTGGTCATTGGCGCCGGTATCGACGGGTACACGGGCTATGGTCAGCGCGGAAGCTTCCAGACCATGGAGCATTTCCTCTCCGCACTGATTGAGCTCTACCCCATCTTCAGCCGCCTGCGCATGCTGCGGCACTGGGGCGGCATCGTCGACACCTCGCCAGATGCCAGCCCCATCATTAGCAAAACGCCGGTGGATGGGCTCTTTTTTAACGTCGGCTGGGGAACGGGTGGCTTTAAGGCGACGCCTGGCTCCGGTTGGGTCTTTGCGCACACGCTGGCGACCGGCGAACCCCATCCCATCAATGCACCGTTCTCGCTTGAGCGCTTCCACACGGGCGCACTGGTCGATGAGCACGGTGCCGCAGCGGTAGCGCACTGA
- a CDS encoding tRNA-queuosine alpha-mannosyltransferase domain-containing protein codes for MSSSRRSRWLLLSAYQADSHAYWAAWLPRAFPAIDWRVLTLPGRHFKWRIRGNPLSWLGEIEAASRDIDGIIATSMVDLATLRGLCPALARVPNIYYFHENQFAYPVGPQQTPSVEPQLVQLYGALAADQIVFNSRWNAQSFLTGVDELLQRMPDAVPGGLRARLEPRIQVLPVPVEPVISPEASPRDPRLIVWNHRWEYDKAPAFFAAAMHRLAEQGVMFRLALLGARPATPPAPLTELAEQFPSRIVANGRVDRATYEALLAQSGIAVSTALHEFQGIGMLEAVSAGAIPLVPDALVYPEQFAATYRYPPGDIEAFIERIATWLVNPPASPAIDRWLVPSVKPQWAALINRFS; via the coding sequence ATGTCATCGTCTCGTCGATCACGCTGGTTGTTGCTCTCCGCCTATCAGGCAGACAGCCATGCCTACTGGGCAGCGTGGCTGCCGCGTGCCTTTCCGGCCATCGATTGGCGGGTGCTGACGCTGCCGGGTCGACATTTCAAATGGCGTATTCGTGGCAACCCGCTGTCCTGGCTGGGTGAAATTGAGGCGGCGAGTCGAGACATTGATGGCATCATCGCGACCTCCATGGTGGATCTGGCCACGCTGCGCGGCCTATGTCCTGCCCTCGCCCGCGTCCCCAATATCTATTATTTTCACGAAAACCAGTTCGCCTATCCGGTTGGCCCGCAGCAGACGCCGTCAGTGGAGCCCCAGCTGGTGCAGCTTTACGGCGCGCTGGCGGCCGATCAGATCGTCTTTAACTCACGCTGGAATGCCCAAAGCTTCCTGACTGGGGTGGATGAGCTGCTGCAGCGTATGCCCGATGCGGTACCCGGCGGTCTTCGTGCGCGCCTTGAGCCCCGGATACAGGTGCTGCCCGTGCCGGTAGAGCCTGTCATATCGCCTGAGGCCTCGCCGCGGGACCCTCGGCTCATTGTCTGGAACCATCGCTGGGAATATGACAAGGCACCGGCGTTTTTTGCAGCCGCTATGCATCGGCTGGCCGAACAGGGCGTGATGTTTCGTTTGGCGCTGCTGGGTGCCAGGCCAGCCACACCACCGGCGCCTCTGACAGAGCTGGCTGAGCAGTTTCCCTCCCGGATTGTGGCGAACGGGCGCGTTGATCGGGCGACGTATGAGGCCTTGCTCGCCCAGTCCGGGATTGCCGTGAGCACAGCGCTTCACGAGTTTCAGGGCATTGGGATGCTGGAGGCGGTGAGTGCTGGTGCGATCCCGCTGGTGCCGGATGCGCTCGTCTACCCCGAGCAGTTCGCCGCGACGTATCGATACCCGCCGGGGGATATTGAGGCGTTCATCGAGCGTATAGCGACGTGGCTTGTGAATCCCCCTGCCTCACCCGCGATCGATCGGTGGCTGGTGCCATCGGTCAAGCCGCAGTGGGCGGCGCTGATCAACAGGTTCAGCTAG
- a CDS encoding sarcosine oxidase subunit delta: MLWIHCPWCGPRDESEFSFGGEADIVRPPAPAQTDDAAWGDYLFYRTNPKGWHREQWLHTHGCRRWFKAERHTVSYDIRQTWPMDAEPEENR, translated from the coding sequence ATGTTATGGATTCATTGCCCCTGGTGCGGCCCCCGAGACGAGAGCGAGTTCAGCTTTGGTGGCGAGGCGGATATCGTCCGGCCGCCAGCGCCGGCGCAGACTGACGATGCCGCCTGGGGTGACTACCTGTTCTACCGCACCAACCCCAAGGGCTGGCATCGCGAGCAATGGCTGCATACCCATGGCTGCCGACGGTGGTTCAAGGCCGAGCGCCATACGGTGAGCTATGACATCCGCCAGACCTGGCCCATGGACGCCGAGCCCGAGGAAAACCGATGA
- a CDS encoding methylenetetrahydrofolate reductase, with product MATTTGYEALATPRFELIPIRGMLDAAGHLPVGSVINVTCSPKHGLERTLDAAQALAGLGHRPIPHIAARLVRDQAHLDRLLDQLAQAGMNEVFVVGGDAAKPAGDFDGAAPLLERMANAPQRPSIIGLPAYPEGHAIISDDALATALAAKREFGDYLVTQICFDPARIRTWLGEIAAGGTHLPVYIGLPGVMDPKQLLSISLRIGIGTSLRVLRRNQGMTDQMLGGAYVPDALVKNLLPLFEVTGEVPLAGFHLNTFNLVPPLLSWQARMLDELTVTEAG from the coding sequence ATGGCGACGACGACAGGCTATGAGGCGCTGGCCACGCCGCGCTTCGAGCTCATTCCGATTCGCGGGATGCTGGATGCGGCGGGGCATTTGCCGGTCGGCTCGGTGATCAACGTCACCTGCTCACCCAAGCACGGGCTTGAGCGCACGTTGGACGCCGCGCAGGCGCTAGCCGGCCTGGGCCACCGGCCCATCCCGCATATTGCCGCGCGCCTCGTACGCGACCAGGCGCATCTTGACCGTTTGCTTGATCAGCTGGCGCAAGCGGGCATGAATGAGGTGTTTGTGGTGGGTGGCGATGCTGCCAAGCCAGCCGGCGATTTTGATGGCGCGGCGCCGCTACTGGAGCGAATGGCCAACGCGCCCCAGCGGCCATCAATCATTGGTCTGCCCGCCTACCCGGAAGGCCACGCCATTATTAGCGATGACGCCCTGGCCACTGCGCTGGCGGCAAAGCGCGAGTTTGGTGACTACCTGGTCACCCAGATCTGCTTTGACCCGGCGCGCATTCGCACCTGGCTGGGGGAGATCGCTGCAGGCGGGACGCATTTGCCGGTGTATATCGGTTTGCCTGGGGTGATGGACCCCAAGCAGCTCTTGTCGATATCGCTGCGCATCGGCATCGGGACCTCGCTGCGCGTGCTGCGCCGTAACCAGGGGATGACCGATCAGATGCTGGGGGGCGCGTATGTGCCAGACGCACTGGTTAAAAACCTGCTGCCGTTATTCGAGGTAACGGGCGAGGTGCCTTTGGCCGGGTTTCATCTGAACACCTTCAATTTGGTGCCGCCCCTGCTCAGCTGGCAGGCGCGGATGCTGGATGAACTCACCGTCACCGAGGCGGGTTAG
- a CDS encoding LysE family translocator has translation MQNLLPLLGIFAVFSPALLLPGPDFVAVVRNTVARGPRAGILTALGVSLGITAYAGLSAAGLSILFARLEWLEVIVRLAGAGFLSFLGIGLLRTPAPGFDHSTPEQTTERPGGRERNPVLLGLIVNLTNPKAIIFFASIFGTAIRPQTPPWVLTVAVTLVGVCGLVWFSTVSLLTASTGMLVSLQRHQHWIERLAGLAFLGFALVMAIDLAIAAEARLR, from the coding sequence ATGCAAAACCTGCTTCCACTGCTTGGCATTTTCGCGGTTTTCTCTCCAGCCCTGCTGCTGCCCGGGCCGGATTTTGTCGCGGTTGTGCGCAATACGGTGGCGCGCGGCCCACGGGCCGGCATCCTCACCGCACTGGGTGTCAGCCTTGGCATTACGGCCTACGCCGGCCTGAGTGCAGCGGGGCTCTCGATCCTGTTTGCCCGCCTGGAATGGCTTGAGGTGATCGTCCGGCTGGCTGGCGCCGGATTTTTATCTTTTCTGGGGATCGGCCTGCTCCGGACACCGGCGCCCGGGTTCGATCACAGCACCCCCGAGCAAACCACTGAGCGCCCCGGGGGCCGCGAGCGCAATCCCGTCTTGCTGGGATTAATCGTCAATCTCACCAACCCGAAGGCGATCATTTTCTTTGCCAGCATCTTCGGCACCGCGATTCGCCCCCAGACACCCCCGTGGGTGCTTACCGTGGCCGTGACGCTCGTGGGAGTATGCGGCCTGGTGTGGTTCTCCACGGTGAGCCTGCTGACCGCGTCCACGGGCATGCTGGTCAGCCTCCAGCGCCATCAACACTGGATTGAGCGCCTGGCCGGTCTCGCGTTTCTCGGGTTTGCACTGGTGATGGCCATTGACCTCGCCATCGCAGCTGAGGCCCGATTGCGCTAA